In Haloterrigena turkmenica DSM 5511, a single genomic region encodes these proteins:
- a CDS encoding TIGR03571 family LLM class oxidoreductase: protein MPPAGHANAGYRRLFDRDGLTFGAGFPLTGANRSTPDIEAELRLAERAEAVGFDGLWARDVPTYWPKFGDAGQTFDTWPWLSHVAARTDDVALGTSSIVLTLRHPIHVAKSAATVDRLSDGRLVLGVASGDRDPEYPAFGVDREERGRAFRERFEAIRTLWREDFPTLEGEWGSLEGDLEVVPDPTSETIPLLPTGNARQSREWIAEHGDGWLFYHLPERTLEDYLVEWRESAGEKPFAIAVRVEFADDPTADAEPLHLGFRAGVEWFRDYFRRLEGYGLDHAIVGLENDDREAALSTFADEIMGEL from the coding sequence ATGCCACCGGCAGGACACGCAAACGCCGGCTATCGACGCTTGTTCGACCGCGACGGCCTGACCTTCGGCGCCGGCTTTCCGCTGACGGGAGCGAACCGCTCGACGCCCGACATCGAAGCCGAACTGCGACTCGCCGAACGCGCCGAGGCGGTCGGCTTCGACGGCCTCTGGGCGCGGGACGTCCCGACCTACTGGCCGAAGTTCGGCGATGCGGGCCAGACGTTCGACACGTGGCCGTGGCTCTCCCACGTCGCGGCCCGCACCGACGACGTCGCGCTCGGCACCTCGAGTATCGTCCTCACGCTCCGGCATCCGATCCACGTCGCCAAGTCCGCCGCGACCGTCGACCGGCTCTCGGACGGGCGGCTCGTCCTCGGCGTCGCCTCCGGCGACCGCGACCCCGAGTACCCCGCCTTCGGCGTCGACCGCGAGGAGCGAGGCCGCGCATTCCGCGAGCGGTTCGAGGCAATCCGAACGCTCTGGCGCGAGGACTTTCCCACGCTCGAGGGCGAGTGGGGCTCGCTCGAGGGCGACCTCGAGGTCGTCCCCGACCCGACGAGCGAGACGATCCCCCTGTTGCCGACCGGGAACGCCCGCCAGTCCCGCGAGTGGATCGCCGAGCACGGCGACGGCTGGCTCTTCTATCACCTCCCGGAACGCACGCTCGAGGACTACCTCGTCGAGTGGCGCGAGTCGGCCGGCGAGAAACCGTTCGCCATCGCGGTCCGCGTCGAGTTCGCCGACGACCCGACGGCCGACGCCGAACCGCTACACCTGGGCTTTCGGGCCGGCGTCGAGTGGTTCCGGGACTACTTCCGGCGACTCGAGGGGTACGGCCTCGATCACGCCATCGTCGGGCTCGAGAACGACGACCGCGAGGCCGCGCTGTCGACGTTCGCCGACGAGATCATGGGTGAACTGTAG
- a CDS encoding thiol-disulfide oxidoreductase DCC family protein yields MLEPTLVYDDDCGFCTWWADYFDERTDLHIVGFSDLPDHPDIRERLPEYYEECSHLVTERRVYSCGASIEEALRRYDSGGPVAETLGFLRNFEDYARIREWGYRQVADNRDTWGKLMSKTPPARQQSDDER; encoded by the coding sequence ATGCTCGAGCCGACCCTCGTCTACGACGACGACTGCGGCTTCTGTACGTGGTGGGCCGACTACTTCGACGAGCGGACGGACCTCCACATCGTGGGCTTCAGCGACCTGCCGGACCACCCCGACATCCGCGAGCGGCTGCCCGAGTACTACGAGGAGTGCTCCCATCTCGTGACCGAGAGGCGCGTCTACTCCTGTGGCGCCTCGATCGAGGAGGCGCTGCGCCGGTACGACAGCGGCGGCCCCGTCGCCGAAACGCTCGGCTTCCTGCGGAACTTCGAGGACTACGCGCGGATCCGCGAGTGGGGGTACCGACAGGTGGCGGACAACCGCGACACGTGGGGAAAACTCATGTCCAAGACGCCACCGGCACGCCAGCAGTCGGACGACGAGCGGTGA
- the gnd gene encoding phosphogluconate dehydrogenase (NAD(+)-dependent, decarboxylating), producing MELGVIGLGRMGQIVVDRSLEAGHDVVAFDLDAEAVATAADAGAEPADSIADLTDRLGEEKRIWLMVPAGEAVDATLEELEAHLDSDDVVVDGGNSYFEDSVRRAEACPAAYLDCGTSGGPAGAELGFSLMIGGPEWAYDELTPVFDAVATGPDGHERMGPAGSGHYVKMIHNGVEYALMQTYGEGFELLHEGRYDLDLESVASVWNNGAVIRSWLLELCEESFREEGNDLGTVADRVEGGSTGTWTVQEALEQEVPLPLIYTALAERFGSRADDGRFSRRLANRLRYGFGRHDVPRRD from the coding sequence ATGGAACTGGGCGTAATCGGACTCGGACGCATGGGACAGATCGTCGTCGACCGCAGCCTCGAGGCCGGCCACGACGTCGTCGCCTTCGACCTCGACGCGGAAGCCGTCGCGACGGCCGCCGACGCCGGCGCCGAACCGGCCGACTCGATCGCCGACCTCACCGACCGACTCGGCGAGGAGAAGCGCATCTGGCTGATGGTACCCGCCGGCGAGGCCGTCGACGCGACCCTCGAGGAACTCGAGGCACACCTCGATTCGGACGACGTCGTCGTCGACGGCGGCAACTCCTACTTCGAGGACTCCGTGCGCCGTGCAGAGGCCTGTCCCGCGGCGTATCTGGACTGTGGCACCTCCGGGGGGCCCGCGGGCGCGGAACTGGGCTTCTCGCTGATGATCGGCGGCCCCGAGTGGGCCTACGACGAACTGACGCCCGTCTTCGACGCGGTCGCGACCGGCCCCGACGGCCACGAACGGATGGGGCCCGCCGGCTCGGGCCACTACGTGAAGATGATCCACAACGGCGTCGAGTACGCCCTGATGCAGACCTACGGCGAGGGCTTCGAGTTGCTCCACGAGGGCCGCTACGATCTGGACCTCGAATCGGTCGCCTCGGTCTGGAACAACGGCGCCGTCATCCGATCGTGGCTGCTCGAGCTCTGCGAGGAGTCGTTCCGCGAGGAGGGCAACGACCTCGGAACCGTCGCCGACCGCGTCGAGGGCGGCTCGACCGGCACCTGGACCGTCCAGGAAGCCTTAGAACAGGAGGTGCCGCTCCCCCTGATCTATACGGCGCTCGCCGAACGGTTCGGCTCGCGGGCCGACGACGGCCGCTTCTCGCGGCGCCTCGCGAACCGGCTTCGGTACGGATTCGGCCGCCACGACGTCCCGCGACGCGATTGA
- a CDS encoding HalOD1 output domain-containing protein, translating to MNSEYSTTVAAGDDDPSMAVIELVADASGIDPLELDPLYNVIDPEVIDSLSSSTGFSSLEFEYAGHTVVVDGTGNEIEISLEPVTIGSDRSSGVSGPSL from the coding sequence ATGAACTCCGAGTATTCGACGACAGTGGCGGCCGGCGACGACGACCCGAGTATGGCCGTCATCGAACTCGTCGCCGACGCCTCCGGAATCGATCCCCTCGAACTCGACCCGCTCTACAACGTCATCGATCCCGAAGTCATCGACTCCCTCTCCTCGAGTACCGGCTTCTCGTCGCTCGAATTCGAGTACGCCGGCCACACCGTCGTCGTCGACGGAACTGGCAACGAGATCGAGATCTCGCTCGAGCCCGTCACGATCGGCTCCGACCGATCCTCCGGCGTTTCCGGTCCCTCCCTGTAG
- a CDS encoding HNH endonuclease, producing the protein MGERKRNIAVRFFGGAGNYTAVLEEFCHYVLTEDPDLEGALEWVKANTRATSDAGIADRLRFLESIGLLALEEAQVELTDRGIRWVAESDPEILFDALVENVHGFETLLEALLEGPQTDAELGDAIAADHPAFDWTDPSGPAQHRGWLQSLGYVERSAGLNSLTDSGERLARRIASRLPTLEPGTDYAQSELEAAFDTGFGSYIKGINPRTDDDGELAYIILKAREDGPYGDDLTGERFTYIGEGVPSKGDQQLTPANGALVNHAEGAVVPIYFFYQPADADRLRYEGLVDIVDAEYVADPGGERLVYRFTMERLEIEDPTEFEALADSVVDGDTETGSASAESETSDDSDGSEPPLTADEEEFTATQRRVRSSTFAKRVKTAYGRRCAICGASRESPAGTVDIEAAHIYPKKENGRDTVRNGLALCRLHHWAFDAGWLAVTDDYRVLVADRPDLEGYEEFARLEGEELTLPAAEVKRPHATFLAAHRERHGFESS; encoded by the coding sequence ATGGGTGAACGCAAACGGAACATCGCCGTCCGGTTCTTCGGCGGTGCGGGGAACTACACTGCCGTCCTCGAGGAATTCTGCCACTACGTCCTCACCGAGGACCCGGATCTGGAGGGGGCGCTCGAGTGGGTGAAAGCCAATACGCGGGCGACCAGCGATGCGGGAATCGCCGACCGACTGCGATTTCTCGAGTCGATCGGGCTGCTCGCGCTCGAGGAAGCGCAGGTCGAACTCACCGATCGAGGGATTCGGTGGGTCGCGGAGTCGGACCCCGAGATCCTGTTCGATGCGCTCGTCGAGAACGTCCACGGGTTCGAGACGCTGCTCGAAGCGCTGCTCGAGGGACCACAGACGGACGCCGAACTGGGCGACGCGATCGCGGCCGACCACCCGGCGTTCGACTGGACTGACCCGTCCGGTCCCGCACAGCACCGCGGCTGGCTGCAGAGCCTCGGCTACGTCGAGCGGTCGGCCGGACTGAATTCGCTGACCGACAGCGGGGAGCGGCTGGCCCGGCGGATCGCGTCCCGGCTGCCGACCCTCGAGCCCGGGACCGACTACGCACAGTCGGAACTCGAGGCGGCGTTCGACACGGGTTTCGGCTCCTACATCAAGGGAATCAACCCGCGAACGGACGACGACGGAGAACTGGCGTACATCATCCTGAAGGCTCGCGAGGACGGCCCGTACGGCGACGACCTCACGGGCGAGCGGTTTACCTACATCGGAGAAGGTGTCCCCTCGAAAGGTGACCAGCAGTTGACGCCCGCGAACGGGGCGCTGGTCAATCACGCCGAAGGGGCCGTCGTGCCGATCTACTTCTTCTACCAGCCGGCGGACGCGGATCGACTCCGGTACGAGGGACTGGTCGACATCGTCGACGCCGAGTACGTGGCCGATCCGGGCGGCGAGCGACTGGTGTATCGGTTCACGATGGAACGACTCGAGATCGAAGACCCGACCGAGTTCGAGGCGCTCGCGGACTCGGTGGTCGACGGCGACACCGAAACCGGTAGCGCATCGGCCGAGAGCGAGACGAGCGACGACTCCGACGGGAGCGAACCGCCCCTCACCGCAGACGAGGAGGAGTTCACCGCGACGCAGCGGCGGGTGCGCTCGAGCACCTTCGCGAAGCGGGTCAAAACCGCCTACGGCCGGCGCTGTGCGATCTGTGGCGCGTCCCGCGAGTCGCCCGCCGGAACCGTCGACATCGAAGCTGCCCACATCTACCCGAAGAAGGAGAACGGCCGCGATACTGTCCGCAACGGGCTCGCGCTCTGCCGACTCCACCACTGGGCGTTCGACGCCGGCTGGCTCGCGGTGACCGACGACTACCGCGTGCTGGTCGCCGATCGCCCCGATCTCGAGGGATACGAGGAGTTCGCGCGACTCGAGGGCGAGGAACTAACGCTCCCCGCAGCGGAAGTGAAACGGCCGCACGCGACGTTCCTTGCCGCGCATCGAGAGCGACACGGGTTCGAATCGTCGTAG
- a CDS encoding lipase maturation factor family protein yields MFHGEEFWFVRFLFQRGLALLYLLAFLVAAFQFRPLAGEDGLLPLEWYAEGADFRERPSLFYCYPSDRVIGITAWAGVVLSALALLAVPYWLPEPYPTPASIVLWAAMWALYQSFVNAGQTFYGYGWESMLLETGFLAIFLGAGAVAPPVIILVLLQWVLFRNMFGAGLIKLRGDDCWRDLSCMDYHYETQPIPNPLSWFAHHLPKRFHRVETFGNHVVELLIPFLYFAPQPASSLAGAATIGFMGWLMLTGNFAWLNALTIVLAIATFSDGALEWALPVTAPETVATPLYLEGAAILVAVVVVAMSIRPIENMLSESQTMNTAYDPLHLVNTYGAFGSITRDRYEIVIEGTADTEITEETEWETYQFKGKPTDPERRPPQIAPYHLRLDWQLWFAAMAPSPRRSPWFHRLLAKLLEEDEETRSLLEEDPFAGCEESPTHIRAVRYRYRFTTPEERAETGRWWDRERVGTYVAPASLEELRLRGPGL; encoded by the coding sequence CTTCCTCTTCCAGCGGGGACTCGCGTTGCTGTATCTACTGGCGTTTCTCGTCGCCGCATTCCAGTTCCGGCCGCTGGCCGGCGAGGACGGTCTGCTACCCCTCGAGTGGTACGCCGAGGGCGCCGACTTTCGCGAGCGGCCGAGTCTCTTCTACTGTTATCCGAGCGACCGCGTCATCGGGATCACGGCGTGGGCCGGCGTCGTCCTCTCGGCGCTGGCGCTGCTGGCGGTTCCGTACTGGCTCCCCGAACCGTACCCGACCCCCGCCTCGATAGTGCTCTGGGCCGCGATGTGGGCGCTCTACCAGTCGTTCGTCAACGCCGGGCAGACCTTCTACGGCTACGGCTGGGAGTCGATGCTGCTCGAGACGGGCTTTCTCGCGATCTTTCTCGGCGCGGGCGCGGTCGCGCCGCCGGTCATCATTCTGGTGCTCCTGCAGTGGGTGCTCTTTCGCAATATGTTCGGCGCGGGGCTGATCAAACTCCGCGGAGACGACTGCTGGCGCGACCTCTCGTGTATGGACTACCACTACGAGACCCAGCCGATTCCGAACCCGCTGAGCTGGTTCGCCCACCACCTCCCGAAGCGGTTCCATCGGGTCGAGACGTTCGGCAACCACGTCGTCGAACTATTGATTCCGTTCCTCTACTTCGCGCCACAGCCGGCCTCGTCGCTGGCGGGGGCGGCGACGATCGGCTTCATGGGCTGGCTCATGCTCACCGGCAACTTCGCGTGGCTGAACGCGCTGACGATCGTGCTAGCGATCGCGACGTTCAGCGACGGCGCCCTCGAGTGGGCGCTGCCCGTGACGGCGCCCGAGACGGTAGCGACGCCGCTCTACCTCGAGGGCGCGGCGATCCTGGTCGCGGTCGTCGTGGTCGCGATGAGCATCCGGCCGATCGAGAACATGCTCTCGGAGAGCCAGACGATGAACACGGCCTACGATCCGCTGCACCTCGTCAACACCTACGGCGCGTTCGGCTCGATCACGCGAGATCGCTACGAGATCGTGATCGAGGGCACCGCGGACACGGAGATCACGGAGGAGACCGAGTGGGAGACCTACCAGTTCAAGGGGAAGCCGACCGACCCCGAGCGCCGGCCGCCCCAGATCGCGCCCTACCACCTCCGGCTGGACTGGCAGCTCTGGTTCGCCGCCATGGCGCCCTCGCCGCGTCGCAGCCCGTGGTTCCACCGCTTGCTGGCGAAGCTGCTCGAGGAGGACGAGGAAACGCGGTCGCTGCTGGAAGAAGACCCCTTCGCCGGGTGCGAGGAGTCGCCGACGCATATTCGCGCGGTCCGGTACCGGTATCGGTTCACGACGCCCGAGGAACGCGCCGAGACCGGCCGGTGGTGGGACCGCGAGCGCGTCGGCACCTACGTCGCGCCCGCGTCGCTCGAGGAACTGCGGCTTCGCGGGCCGGGGCTGTGA
- a CDS encoding metal-dependent hydrolase: MATTHVFAGLAAVAPVAYLLPKLSTPLAVGAILGGLAPDFDLVFDHRRTFHFPVVGAAIAALAVAVAVTVPGPLTAALAALAVAAWLHAVSDAAGSGPEMDPWNHRHGRAVYDHVRGRWLRPRRWIRYDGSPEDAALATALAVPALVVFEGPIDVLVLVGVALSIAYALLRRRLVAWLPDWLE, translated from the coding sequence ATGGCGACGACGCACGTGTTCGCGGGGCTCGCCGCCGTCGCCCCGGTCGCCTACCTGCTGCCGAAACTGTCGACTCCGCTGGCCGTCGGGGCGATACTGGGTGGTCTCGCGCCCGATTTCGACCTCGTCTTCGACCACCGGCGGACGTTTCACTTCCCGGTGGTGGGCGCCGCGATCGCCGCTCTCGCGGTCGCCGTCGCCGTCACCGTCCCTGGACCGCTCACGGCCGCGCTCGCGGCCCTCGCCGTCGCCGCGTGGCTCCACGCGGTCAGCGACGCCGCCGGTAGCGGCCCCGAGATGGACCCGTGGAACCACCGACACGGACGGGCCGTCTACGATCACGTCCGCGGCCGGTGGCTCCGACCGCGGCGCTGGATCCGGTACGACGGATCCCCCGAAGACGCCGCGCTCGCGACCGCCCTCGCGGTGCCCGCGCTGGTGGTCTTCGAGGGCCCGATCGACGTTCTCGTGCTCGTCGGCGTCGCCCTCTCGATCGCCTACGCGCTCCTCCGGCGACGGCTGGTCGCGTGGCTCCCCGACTGGCTCGAGTGA
- a CDS encoding deoxyuridine 5'-triphosphate nucleotidohydrolase: MLFSAARSCTDMFRSGTFVAEHVSPTTADQVQPNGVDLTLDVVFEQLEPGRIGRDGKQVGDRVARPLEELEQKDPDTYYLPQGAYVARYGERIEIPEGHVGFVYPRSSLMRNSCMLNTAVWDAGYQGRGEGLLQVHHDIEIERGARIAQLVLAEAGHEDVYDGSYQGEGLE, encoded by the coding sequence ATCCTTTTCTCCGCCGCGCGGTCTTGTACGGACATGTTTCGCTCCGGTACGTTCGTCGCCGAGCACGTCTCGCCGACGACCGCCGATCAGGTCCAGCCCAACGGCGTCGACCTCACGCTGGACGTCGTCTTCGAACAGCTCGAGCCGGGTCGTATCGGCCGGGACGGCAAGCAGGTCGGCGACCGCGTCGCCCGCCCGCTCGAGGAACTCGAGCAGAAGGATCCGGACACCTACTACCTGCCACAGGGCGCCTACGTCGCCCGCTACGGCGAACGGATCGAAATTCCGGAGGGGCACGTCGGCTTCGTCTATCCGCGCTCGTCGCTGATGCGCAACTCCTGTATGCTGAACACGGCCGTCTGGGACGCCGGCTACCAGGGACGCGGCGAGGGCCTGTTGCAGGTCCACCACGACATCGAGATCGAACGCGGCGCCCGGATCGCCCAGCTAGTTCTCGCGGAAGCCGGCCACGAGGACGTCTACGACGGGAGTTATCAGGGCGAAGGCCTCGAGTAA
- a CDS encoding aconitate hydratase: protein MGQTLTEKILDDHLVEGELETGEEIGIEIDQVLTQDTTGTMVWLQFEAMGLDEVQTEIAAQYCDHQTYQFDFKNTDDHRFLRSAAGTYGAHFSRPGNGICHNVHRENFAAPGKTLLGSDSHTPTPGGIGELAIGSGGIDVTVAMGGAPYYIEMPEVVNVRLEGELPEWATAKDVILELLRRLSVKGGVGKILEYTGPGVETLTAPERMTITNMGTELGATTSIFPTDHQTEDYLERVGRGDEYVELQPDDDAEYDDEIVVDLSDLEPLIAQPSMPDKVVPVSEVEGESVEQVIVGSCTNGGYEDILPVAKMLEGRETSMETETIVAPGSKQASEMLAREGWVAEMMAAGVNFSEATCGACIGIGHVPSSDSVSLRTFNRNFEGRSGIEDDNVYLCSPEVAAAASLKGEIVDPRNLADELGDLEAPGIELPDEYDGSKTDLIAPDEAVDDELIKGPNIGDVPLKDQLDADIAGEALLKMEDNITTDHIIPATQDILMYRSNIDKLSEFTLSRVDDTFAERAREADGGVLVAGENYGQGSSREHAAMCPMYLGIEAVLAQSFARIHRANLFNFGIVPLTIDEDTYEDIDQGDEIEIVDDVYDAVTSGQEEFTVRVNGDEEYTATLDASERERDILAAGGKLAWTKEQAQGDSGAAPADD from the coding sequence ATGGGACAGACTCTCACCGAGAAGATTCTCGACGACCACCTCGTCGAGGGCGAACTCGAGACCGGCGAGGAGATCGGGATCGAGATCGACCAGGTGCTTACACAGGACACGACCGGCACGATGGTCTGGCTCCAGTTCGAAGCCATGGGACTGGACGAAGTCCAGACCGAGATCGCCGCCCAGTACTGTGACCACCAGACCTACCAGTTCGACTTTAAGAACACCGACGACCACCGTTTCCTGCGTTCTGCGGCCGGTACATACGGCGCTCACTTCTCCCGACCCGGTAACGGTATCTGCCACAACGTTCACCGCGAGAACTTCGCAGCGCCCGGCAAGACGCTGCTCGGTTCCGACAGCCACACCCCAACGCCCGGTGGAATCGGCGAACTCGCTATCGGATCCGGCGGGATCGACGTCACCGTCGCTATGGGCGGCGCACCCTACTACATCGAGATGCCCGAAGTCGTCAACGTCCGCCTCGAGGGCGAGCTCCCCGAGTGGGCCACCGCGAAGGACGTCATCTTGGAACTGCTCCGCCGGCTGAGCGTCAAGGGCGGCGTCGGCAAGATCCTCGAATACACCGGACCCGGTGTCGAGACGCTGACCGCACCCGAGCGGATGACCATCACCAACATGGGAACGGAACTCGGCGCGACGACGTCGATCTTCCCGACCGACCACCAGACCGAGGACTACCTCGAACGCGTCGGCCGCGGCGACGAGTACGTCGAGCTCCAGCCCGACGACGACGCCGAGTACGACGACGAGATCGTCGTCGACCTCTCCGACCTCGAGCCGCTGATCGCACAGCCCTCGATGCCGGACAAGGTCGTTCCCGTCAGCGAAGTCGAAGGAGAGTCCGTCGAGCAGGTCATCGTCGGCTCCTGTACGAACGGCGGTTACGAGGACATCCTCCCCGTCGCCAAGATGCTCGAGGGTCGCGAGACCTCGATGGAGACCGAGACGATCGTCGCACCCGGCTCCAAGCAGGCCTCCGAGATGCTCGCCCGCGAGGGCTGGGTCGCGGAGATGATGGCCGCCGGCGTCAACTTCTCCGAGGCGACGTGTGGTGCCTGTATCGGCATCGGTCACGTCCCCTCCTCGGACTCCGTTTCGCTGCGAACCTTCAACCGCAACTTCGAGGGTCGCTCCGGGATCGAAGACGACAACGTCTACCTCTGCTCGCCAGAGGTCGCCGCCGCTGCGTCGCTCAAAGGCGAAATCGTCGACCCGCGTAACCTCGCCGACGAACTCGGCGACCTCGAGGCCCCCGGCATCGAACTCCCCGACGAGTACGACGGCTCCAAGACGGACCTCATCGCACCCGACGAGGCCGTCGACGACGAACTCATCAAGGGCCCGAACATCGGCGACGTCCCGCTGAAGGACCAGCTCGACGCCGACATCGCGGGTGAGGCCCTCCTGAAGATGGAGGACAACATCACGACCGACCACATCATCCCCGCGACCCAGGACATCCTGATGTACCGGTCGAACATCGACAAGCTCTCCGAGTTCACCCTCTCCCGCGTCGACGACACGTTCGCCGAGCGCGCTCGAGAGGCCGACGGCGGCGTCCTCGTCGCCGGCGAGAACTACGGACAGGGCTCCTCGCGAGAGCACGCCGCGATGTGTCCGATGTACCTCGGTATCGAGGCCGTCCTCGCACAGAGCTTCGCGCGCATCCACCGCGCGAACCTCTTCAACTTCGGCATCGTCCCGCTGACGATCGACGAGGACACCTACGAGGACATCGACCAGGGCGACGAGATCGAGATCGTCGACGACGTCTACGACGCCGTCACCTCCGGTCAGGAGGAGTTCACGGTCCGCGTCAACGGCGACGAGGAGTACACCGCTACCCTCGACGCCTCCGAGCGCGAACGCGACATCCTCGCGGCCGGCGGCAAGCTCGCCTGGACGAAAGAACAGGCCCAGGGCGACAGCGGCGCCGCGCCCGCCGACGACTGA